GCTATGAATGCCATGAGGATTTGTATGTACCCGGATTTTTCGAAATGGAAATAAAAAAAGGAGAAAGTCTTTACTTTAGTGCAGGTATAGAAGAAATAAACCCGGCAAACCTGAAACGTTTATATAATACCGAGATAAACATCCGGATACCAAGAAACAGTTTCGAAAACTGCCTGCTCAATTCTGCACAACAATTTATAGTATTTAAGGATAAAAAAGTGGAAATCGTGGCAGGCTATCCTTGGTTTGGTCGTTGGGGACGCGATACATTTATTTCTTTACCGGGATTAACGCTGGTAAATAACGATTTTGCTACCTGTAAAGCTGCGATAGACACTATGCTTCACGATTTAAAAGGACCACTTTTCCCCAATATCGGGAGTGGTGATAATTCTGCTTATAATTCGGTGGATGCGCCACTTTGGTTTTTCTGGGCATTGCAACTCTATGCTGAATTTACTTCCAGTCAAAATACAATTTGGAAAACCTATGGGAATAAAATGAAGCTTATTTTGTCCGGTTTTCGTGAAGGCACCAGTTTCAATATTAAAATGCAGAAAAACGGACTCATTTATGCCGGGGAAGCTGGAAGAGCCCTGACATGGATGGATGCTGTGATAAATGGAAAGCCGGTTACCCCCCGCATAGGAATGCCAGTAGAAATTAATGCATTATGGTATAATGCTATTATGTTTAGCCTTGAAATGGCGCAACTTGCAAACGACAAACAATTTATTAGCGAATGGTCGCCTATTGCTGATATAATACCTATTGCATTTGAAAATACTTTTTGGGACGAAAAAAGAGGTTATCTTGCAGATTATGTTGATAAAGATTACAAGAATTGGAGCATGCGTCCCAATCAGATTTTTGTTACCTCTCTGAAATATAGTCCTGTAAATGAAGAAATCCGAAAAATAGTAGTAAGTGTGGTCAAAAAGGAACTGTTAACCCCAAGAGGATTACGTACCCTTTCACCACAGGATAAACAATACAAAGGTATATATAAAGGAGACCAGGCAACACGAGATGCGGCCTACCATCAGGGAACCGCATGGCCCTGGTTACTTGGACATTTTGCAGAAGGATATTTAAAAATTCATGGAAAATCAGGATTATCATATATAAAAAATATTTATAAACAATTTGCACCTGATATTACAGAAAGAGGTATTGGAACTATTTCTGAAGTATATGACGGAGACCCTCCCCACTTGCCCGGAGGAGCTATTTCGCAGGCTTGGAGTGTTGCAGAATTATTAAGAATTAATTGGCTGATAAATGAATATGAAAAAAATAAAATAAAACTGTAACCAATGAGAGTTTTAA
This window of the Lentimicrobiaceae bacterium genome carries:
- a CDS encoding amylo-alpha-1,6-glucosidase, encoding MAYIQFDKLQLINLEYSLSKELLRSSRTGSYASSTIVNCNTRKYHGMLVTPQPAIDNDNHVLLSSFDETVIQHDAEFNLGIHKYPGDNYFPKGHKYIRDFTAEPIPKQTYRVGGVVLDKEILFTHKYDLLIIKYTLREAHSPTKLRFKPFLAFRNVHKLSKANIFVDNKYEIIQKGIKIKMYQDYTPIFMQFSKQTEYTHVPDWYYNIEYIREAERGYECHEDLYVPGFFEMEIKKGESLYFSAGIEEINPANLKRLYNTEINIRIPRNSFENCLLNSAQQFIVFKDKKVEIVAGYPWFGRWGRDTFISLPGLTLVNNDFATCKAAIDTMLHDLKGPLFPNIGSGDNSAYNSVDAPLWFFWALQLYAEFTSSQNTIWKTYGNKMKLILSGFREGTSFNIKMQKNGLIYAGEAGRALTWMDAVINGKPVTPRIGMPVEINALWYNAIMFSLEMAQLANDKQFISEWSPIADIIPIAFENTFWDEKRGYLADYVDKDYKNWSMRPNQIFVTSLKYSPVNEEIRKIVVSVVKKELLTPRGLRTLSPQDKQYKGIYKGDQATRDAAYHQGTAWPWLLGHFAEGYLKIHGKSGLSYIKNIYKQFAPDITERGIGTISEVYDGDPPHLPGGAISQAWSVAELLRINWLINEYEKNKIKL